The following nucleotide sequence is from Acidisarcina sp..
GACACCCCAGAGAGCACATATCTCCTCACGTTGAAATTTTCTGGACTCGATAAACTGAGCATCGCGCTGAGAGATAGCAATCGGCTCATACTTCCAATTGCCTGCGACGAAAACGGTCTTACCGGCTGATCCAGATCCAGCACGTTGCTGGTCCCACGAGGTTTTTGCCGTGGTTAGCTCTGCAAGATCGATATCATCCGAGGTGGACATGATGCCGCCGGGATCGCCACCGGTGCCGAAGTAGCTCGCAGCGTATTTCTCAGCGGCCTTAGACAAACCAAGTCCCTGCCGCGCGAGGTCTACCGGGTTGTATCCCTTGAGACCATCGAAACAGAAGAGGGGTACATGGATGATGTCCGCAGGGGCTATCTTGGTTTCGCCGTGAGTGGCCGGGTCCGTGAACACATAGATCAGGTCCTTACCTTTGCGCTTTGGCTCGATATAGCGAGGCGGGATAGGCCATAACGCTACTACTTGTCCCGCTGGATTCCGCTCAATAAG
It contains:
- a CDS encoding phage portal protein, producing MGIYSAIRAARDTMERDAAPISLRSSGLSLENPAVSLSSPAAYQLLSGSYPTVSGESINTESALRIGAVYACIRVIGSGVAGMPAKMYSIDGANHTEAVDHPLYYLLTQEPNPEMTAFTFFDAMAGAMALTGNGYALIERNPAGQVVALWPIPPRYIEPKRKGKDLIYVFTDPATHGETKIAPADIIHVPLFCFDGLKGYNPVDLARQGLGLSKAAEKYAASYFGTGGDPGGIMSTSDDIDLAELTTAKTSWDQQRAGSGSAGKTVFVAGNWKYEPIAISQRDAQFIESRKFQREEICALWGV